A region from the Sulfurivermis fontis genome encodes:
- the nth gene encoding endonuclease III — protein sequence MNTAKRHEIFTRLRAENPAPTTELNYRTPFELLVAVVLSAQATDKGVNKATARLFPVANTPQAILDLGLDGLKDYVKTIGLYNSKAENIIKTCRILLEQHGGEVPAERAALEALPGVGRKTANVVLNTAFGQPTIAVDTHIFRVSNRTGIAPGKTVLEVEKKLEKVVPAEFRQDAHHWLILHGRYICVARKPKCPACIIEDLCEYRQKTTDDGEAKIAKPIKRKDTKNAKGAKRTSS from the coding sequence ATGAATACCGCCAAGCGCCACGAAATCTTCACCCGCCTGCGCGCGGAAAATCCCGCCCCCACCACCGAACTCAACTACCGCACCCCGTTCGAACTGCTGGTGGCCGTGGTGCTGTCGGCGCAGGCCACCGACAAGGGAGTGAACAAGGCGACGGCCAGGCTGTTTCCCGTCGCCAACACGCCGCAGGCGATCCTCGATCTCGGCCTCGACGGTCTGAAGGACTACGTCAAGACCATCGGCCTGTACAACAGCAAGGCCGAGAACATCATCAAGACCTGCCGTATCCTGCTGGAGCAGCACGGCGGCGAGGTGCCGGCCGAGCGCGCCGCGCTGGAGGCGCTGCCCGGCGTCGGCCGCAAGACCGCCAACGTGGTGCTCAACACCGCCTTCGGCCAGCCCACCATCGCCGTCGACACGCACATCTTCCGCGTCAGCAACCGCACCGGCATCGCGCCGGGCAAGACCGTGCTGGAAGTGGAGAAGAAACTGGAAAAGGTGGTGCCGGCGGAGTTCAGGCAGGACGCCCACCACTGGCTGATCCTGCACGGCCGCTACATCTGCGTGGCGCGCAAGCCCAAATGTCCGGCCTGCATCATCGAGGACCTGTGCGAGTACAGGCAGAAAACGACAGACGACGGCGAAGCCAAAATCGCAAAACCCATTAAACGCAAAGACACAAAGAACGCCAAGGGCGCAAAGAGGACAAGTTCATGA
- the gloA gene encoding lactoylglutathione lyase, translating to MRILHTMIRVGDLERSIRFYTEVLGMKLLRRKDYPEGKFTLAFVGYGDEADNSVIELTYNWGVDSYELGSGFGHLALEVDDVYRAAEEIRARGGRILREPGPMNAGTTLIAFVADPDGYPIELIGRKQ from the coding sequence ATGCGCATACTGCACACCATGATTCGCGTCGGCGATCTGGAGCGTTCCATTCGCTTCTATACCGAGGTTCTCGGCATGAAGCTATTGCGGCGCAAGGACTATCCGGAGGGGAAGTTCACCCTCGCCTTTGTCGGCTACGGTGACGAGGCTGACAACAGCGTCATCGAGTTGACCTACAACTGGGGTGTGGACAGCTATGAGCTGGGCAGCGGTTTCGGCCATCTCGCCCTGGAAGTGGACGATGTCTATCGCGCAGCGGAGGAGATCCGTGCCCGTGGCGGCCGCATCCTGCGCGAGCCCGGTCCGATGAATGCCGGCACCACCCTGATTGCATTCGTGGCCGATCCGGACGGCTATCCCATCGAACTCATCGGTCGCAAGCAGTAA
- a CDS encoding DUF1841 family protein gives MLFGNDRTALRRFYLEAWRKLRANEALEPLERQVAEVVSEHPEYHALLESEDTLAQDYTPEMGQSNPFLHMGMHLAIREQLGGDRPAGIVTAYRALLLRLGDAHTVEHHMMECLGQALWEAQRAGRAPDEAAYLDCLRHYGG, from the coding sequence ATGCTTTTCGGCAACGACAGAACCGCGTTGCGCCGCTTCTATCTGGAGGCCTGGCGCAAGCTGCGCGCAAATGAGGCACTGGAGCCGCTGGAGCGGCAGGTGGCCGAGGTGGTCAGCGAGCATCCGGAATACCATGCCCTGCTGGAAAGCGAGGACACCCTGGCGCAGGACTACACACCGGAGATGGGCCAGTCCAATCCCTTCCTGCACATGGGCATGCACCTCGCCATCCGCGAACAGCTGGGCGGCGACCGGCCGGCCGGCATCGTCACCGCCTACCGCGCCCTGCTGCTGCGCCTGGGCGATGCCCACACCGTGGAACACCACATGATGGAATGCCTGGGCCAGGCCCTGTGGGAGGCGCAGCGCGCCGGTCGCGCCCCCGACGAGGCGGCCTATCTCGACTGCCTGCGGCACTATGGCGGTTAA
- a CDS encoding type II toxin-antitoxin system VapC family toxin, whose translation MRVVDTSAWIEWLIASPLAQTLGKELPAQSEWVVPTLVQLELSKWLVREVSEDEADRVIAYTQKCVVAPLDTQVALLAADLHRQYKLATADAIVYATAQQLGADLLTCDTHFENLPGVVLLRKS comes from the coding sequence ATGCGGGTGGTCGATACCTCGGCCTGGATCGAATGGCTGATTGCCAGCCCGCTGGCGCAAACCCTGGGCAAGGAACTTCCGGCCCAGAGCGAGTGGGTCGTTCCCACCCTCGTGCAACTCGAACTGTCCAAGTGGCTGGTGCGTGAAGTGAGTGAAGATGAAGCGGACCGGGTCATCGCCTACACCCAGAAGTGTGTCGTGGCTCCCCTCGACACCCAGGTCGCGCTGCTGGCCGCCGATCTGCACCGCCAATACAAACTGGCCACCGCCGATGCCATCGTCTATGCCACTGCGCAACAGCTCGGCGCCGACCTGCTGACCTGTGACACGCATTTTGAAAATCTGCCCGGCGTCGTGCTGCTGCGCAAGAGCTGA
- a CDS encoding efflux RND transporter permease subunit encodes MFDAIISASLRQRLLVLAAAVLLMAWGGLSLRQMGIDVFPDLNRPTVTLMTEAYGMAPEEVEQLVTFPIESAMNGMPGVVRVRSVSGIGLSIVYVEFDWGTDIYRNRQQVAERLTLVRDQIPAGITPHMGAISSIMGEILLVAIPLADNTDPMAAREAADWVIRPRLLTLPGVAQVITLGGEVRQYQVRPDPQRMEDLGVSLEQLESALRDFAVNTSGGFLDSAAREYLIRHIGRTTHLDDLRNLVVAWQDNRPILLRQVASAEYGAAVKRGDAGFNGAPAVIVSVQKQPAADTVQLTAAVEAALGDLARTLPAGVEQPQILFRQADFIEAAVGNVGEALRDGAIMVAVVLFLFLLNTRTTFIALAAIPLSLLMTVLVFRWFGLSINTMTLGGLAIAIGELVDDAVVGMENVFRRLKARRASGAPFDALQVIAAATAEVRSGIVYATAIIVLVFVPLFALPGIEGRLFTPLGIAYIVSILASMLVAVTVTPVLCYYLLPRMKHLPADDSPLVARLKQWDRRLLHWSFDHPRLLLGGALALVIAAAAAVPFLPRAFLPAFNEGTLTITVLLNPGTSLSESNRIGALAERLVMAVPEVVQVGRRTGRAELDEHAEGVHTTELEVDLRPSQRDRAAIMADIRRRLAPLPAAVSLGQPISHRLDHLLSGIRAQIAVKIFGDDLDTLRGLAAGVHGRLSRIDGLVDVQIEKQVLIPQQVVRLDYARAAAYGVNPAQLLSALETLVGGARVAQVIDGNRRFDVVLRLPEEQRGGDALAGLLIETPAGHVPLRLVAAIEEVDGPNQISRDNGRRRIVVSANSDGRDLGALIQQVRAALAAQPLPSGYFYSLEGQFQAQEQATRLIGGLSLLSLLLVVVVLYSRYKSWRLTAMILGSIPLALVGSVAALWLADEQLSVATLIGFITLTGIAARNGILKISHYLNLAVFEGESFGRELIVRGSLERLTPVLMTALVTAIALVPLLLADGSPGKEILHPVAVVIFGGLISATLLDTLLTPVLFWLWGEKPLQQLLGEQRAEAY; translated from the coding sequence ATGTTTGACGCCATCATCTCCGCCAGCCTGCGCCAGCGCCTGCTGGTGCTGGCCGCTGCCGTGCTGCTCATGGCCTGGGGTGGGCTCAGCCTGCGCCAGATGGGCATCGACGTGTTCCCCGATCTCAACCGCCCCACCGTCACGCTGATGACCGAGGCCTACGGCATGGCGCCGGAGGAAGTGGAGCAACTGGTCACCTTCCCCATCGAATCGGCCATGAACGGCATGCCCGGTGTGGTGCGCGTACGCTCCGTATCGGGCATCGGCCTGTCCATCGTCTATGTGGAATTCGACTGGGGCACCGACATCTACCGCAACCGCCAGCAGGTGGCGGAACGCCTCACGCTGGTACGTGATCAAATCCCCGCCGGCATCACGCCGCACATGGGCGCCATCAGTTCCATCATGGGCGAGATCCTGCTGGTGGCGATCCCGCTGGCGGACAACACCGATCCCATGGCGGCACGCGAGGCCGCCGACTGGGTCATCCGCCCGCGCCTGCTCACCCTGCCCGGCGTGGCGCAGGTGATCACTTTGGGCGGCGAGGTGCGCCAGTATCAGGTGCGCCCCGATCCGCAACGCATGGAAGACCTCGGCGTGTCGCTGGAGCAACTCGAAAGTGCGCTGCGCGACTTTGCGGTCAACACCAGCGGCGGCTTTCTCGACAGCGCGGCGCGCGAATACCTGATCCGCCACATCGGCCGCACCACTCACCTCGACGACCTGCGCAATCTGGTGGTGGCCTGGCAGGACAATCGCCCGATCCTGCTGCGCCAGGTGGCGAGCGCCGAATACGGCGCGGCGGTGAAACGCGGCGACGCCGGCTTCAACGGCGCACCGGCGGTCATTGTCTCGGTGCAGAAACAGCCGGCGGCGGACACCGTGCAGCTCACCGCCGCCGTGGAGGCGGCATTGGGCGATCTGGCGCGCACGCTGCCGGCTGGCGTCGAACAACCGCAGATCCTGTTCCGCCAGGCCGACTTCATCGAGGCCGCCGTCGGCAACGTGGGCGAGGCGCTGCGCGACGGCGCCATCATGGTGGCGGTGGTGCTGTTCCTGTTCCTGCTCAACACGCGCACCACTTTCATCGCCCTGGCCGCCATTCCGCTGTCGCTCTTGATGACGGTGCTGGTATTCCGCTGGTTCGGCCTGTCCATCAACACCATGACCCTCGGCGGCCTCGCCATCGCCATCGGCGAGCTGGTGGATGATGCAGTGGTCGGCATGGAAAACGTATTCCGCCGCCTCAAGGCACGCCGCGCCAGCGGTGCGCCGTTCGATGCCTTGCAGGTGATTGCCGCGGCCACTGCCGAGGTGCGCTCCGGCATCGTCTATGCCACGGCGATCATCGTGCTGGTGTTCGTGCCGCTGTTCGCCCTGCCCGGCATCGAGGGCCGTTTGTTCACGCCGCTGGGCATCGCCTACATCGTGTCGATCCTCGCCAGCATGCTGGTGGCGGTCACCGTCACGCCGGTGCTGTGCTACTACCTGCTGCCGCGCATGAAGCACCTGCCGGCCGACGACAGCCCGCTGGTGGCCAGGCTCAAGCAATGGGATCGCCGCTTGCTGCACTGGTCCTTCGATCATCCGCGCCTGTTGCTAGGGGGCGCGCTGGCGCTGGTTATCGCCGCTGCGGCCGCCGTCCCCTTCCTGCCACGCGCCTTCCTGCCGGCCTTCAATGAGGGCACCCTCACCATCACCGTACTGCTCAACCCGGGGACCAGCCTGAGCGAATCCAATCGCATCGGTGCGCTGGCCGAACGGCTGGTGATGGCCGTGCCGGAGGTGGTGCAGGTGGGGCGGCGCACCGGTCGCGCCGAACTGGACGAGCACGCCGAAGGCGTGCACACCACGGAGCTGGAGGTGGACCTGCGGCCATCGCAGCGTGATCGCGCGGCGATCATGGCCGACATCCGCCGCCGCCTCGCACCACTGCCGGCGGCGGTGAGTCTGGGACAGCCCATCTCGCACCGTCTCGATCACCTGCTGTCCGGCATCCGTGCCCAGATCGCGGTGAAGATCTTCGGCGACGACCTCGATACCCTGCGTGGTCTGGCCGCCGGCGTGCATGGCCGCCTGAGCCGAATCGATGGCCTGGTCGACGTGCAGATCGAGAAGCAGGTGCTTATTCCGCAGCAGGTGGTGCGGCTGGACTATGCCCGCGCCGCCGCCTACGGCGTCAATCCGGCGCAACTGCTGTCGGCGCTGGAGACCCTGGTCGGCGGCGCCCGCGTCGCCCAGGTGATCGACGGCAACCGCCGCTTCGACGTGGTGCTGCGCCTGCCCGAGGAGCAGCGCGGCGGCGATGCCCTGGCCGGCCTGCTCATCGAGACACCGGCCGGCCATGTGCCGCTGCGCCTGGTCGCCGCCATCGAGGAGGTGGACGGCCCCAACCAGATCAGCCGTGACAACGGCCGCCGCCGCATCGTGGTTTCCGCCAACAGCGACGGCCGTGATCTGGGCGCGCTGATCCAGCAGGTACGTGCGGCACTCGCGGCACAGCCGCTGCCCAGCGGCTATTTCTACAGTCTGGAGGGACAGTTCCAGGCCCAGGAGCAGGCCACCCGTCTCATCGGCGGCCTGTCCCTGCTGTCGTTGCTGCTGGTAGTCGTGGTGTTGTACAGCCGTTACAAATCATGGCGTCTCACCGCGATGATCCTCGGCAGCATCCCGCTGGCCCTGGTGGGCAGCGTCGCCGCGCTGTGGCTCGCCGACGAGCAGCTCAGCGTCGCCACCCTCATCGGCTTCATCACCCTCACCGGCATCGCCGCACGCAACGGCATTCTCAAGATCAGCCACTACCTCAACCTCGCCGTGTTCGAGGGCGAGAGTTTCGGCCGCGAGCTGATCGTGCGCGGCTCGCTGGAGCGGCTGACGCCGGTGCTGATGACCGCGCTGGTGACCGCCATCGCCCTGGTGCCGCTGCTGCTCGCCGACGGCAGTCCCGGCAAGGAGATCCTGCACCCGGTGGCGGTGGTGATCTTCGGCGGTCTGATCAGCGCCACCCTGCTCGACACCCTGCTCACCCCGGTGCTGTTCTGGCTGTGGGGCGAGAAACCGCTGCAACAACTGCTCGGCGAACAACGCGCCGAGGCCTATTGA
- a CDS encoding efflux RND transporter periplasmic adaptor subunit, whose product MRILFTLLLALWAPVLTAHEGHDHGDTAAVLPATPLAPRFEATASGLELLGRLHDGTLTLWLDAWDSNAPIAGATIDVESGAWKATAQEIEPGLYRADAAPLAQAGRHNLMLFVHAGEVDEVLLATLEVTAEETVAAPATAWLWPGAATLLVLSALALLAGRRRLSRAAPLAALLLVLPLGDGHGHEGHDHGAPPPAPVAGDAMPARLPDGGLFLPKSSQRLLEIRTRPTETGTLARSVELMGHVIPDPNASGTVQAPRAGRLLAGPDGLPYLGLSVRKGQMLARLVPLAAAIDQGEKEAQLAELKGELEVAERQLQRLQQLRDSVTEKELDAAAVAVRSLQRRRDAVAAGLYRDEALTAPIDGVISLSTARVGGVVAAGDTLFEIVQPQRLWVDAVAYDPALATRIQEASVRLASGTVLPARLLGAGTRLRQQAVPLQFELLPPLPPLAVDEKVTVFARLNDTRHGVAVPRSAVTRGPAGEWRVWLKQGAEHYTPQRVTIEPLDGRKVAITSGLAGGERVVVQGAPLLEQIR is encoded by the coding sequence ATGCGCATTCTGTTCACCCTGCTGCTGGCGCTGTGGGCGCCGGTACTGACGGCCCATGAGGGCCACGATCATGGCGATACGGCAGCGGTGCTGCCCGCCACCCCGCTGGCGCCCCGTTTCGAGGCGACAGCCTCCGGCCTGGAGCTGCTCGGCCGCCTGCACGACGGCACGCTCACCCTGTGGCTCGATGCCTGGGACAGCAACGCCCCCATCGCCGGCGCCACCATCGATGTGGAGTCCGGCGCCTGGAAGGCGACGGCGCAGGAGATCGAACCCGGCCTCTATCGCGCCGATGCCGCGCCACTGGCGCAAGCCGGTCGTCATAACCTGATGCTGTTCGTCCACGCCGGTGAGGTCGACGAGGTGCTGCTCGCCACGCTGGAGGTCACCGCGGAAGAGACCGTTGCCGCGCCGGCAACGGCGTGGCTCTGGCCCGGCGCCGCAACCCTGCTGGTATTGTCCGCCCTGGCCCTGCTGGCGGGACGCCGGCGCCTGAGTCGCGCGGCACCGCTCGCCGCCCTGCTGCTGGTGCTGCCCCTCGGCGACGGTCACGGCCACGAAGGTCATGACCACGGCGCCCCGCCGCCGGCGCCGGTGGCGGGCGATGCCATGCCCGCGCGCCTGCCCGACGGCGGCCTGTTCCTGCCCAAATCCAGCCAGCGCCTGCTGGAGATCCGCACTCGCCCGACCGAAACAGGCACGCTGGCGCGCAGCGTGGAACTCATGGGCCACGTGATTCCGGACCCCAACGCCAGCGGCACCGTACAGGCACCGCGCGCCGGCCGCCTGCTGGCCGGCCCCGACGGCCTGCCGTACCTGGGGCTGAGCGTACGCAAGGGCCAGATGCTGGCGCGGCTGGTGCCGCTGGCCGCCGCCATCGACCAGGGCGAGAAGGAGGCGCAACTGGCGGAGCTCAAGGGCGAACTGGAGGTGGCGGAGCGGCAGTTGCAGCGCCTGCAACAACTGCGCGACAGCGTCACGGAAAAGGAGCTCGATGCCGCCGCCGTGGCGGTGCGCAGCCTGCAGCGGCGGCGTGATGCGGTAGCCGCTGGTCTGTACAGGGACGAGGCACTCACCGCCCCCATCGACGGCGTGATCAGCCTCAGCACCGCCCGTGTCGGCGGCGTGGTAGCGGCGGGCGATACGCTGTTCGAAATCGTCCAGCCACAACGCCTGTGGGTGGATGCCGTGGCCTATGACCCGGCTCTCGCCACCCGCATCCAGGAGGCCAGCGTCCGTCTCGCCTCCGGCACGGTGCTGCCGGCGCGGCTGCTCGGTGCCGGCACGCGGCTGCGCCAGCAGGCCGTGCCGCTGCAGTTCGAACTGCTGCCACCACTACCCCCGCTGGCCGTGGATGAAAAGGTGACCGTGTTCGCCCGTCTTAACGACACACGGCACGGCGTGGCGGTGCCGCGCAGCGCGGTGACACGCGGCCCGGCCGGCGAATGGCGCGTCTGGCTCAAGCAGGGCGCCGAACACTACACACCGCAGCGCGTCACCATCGAACCGCTGGATGGCCGCAAAGTGGCGATCACCAGCGGCCTCGCCGGCGGCGAGCGCGTGGTGGTGCAGGGCGCTCCGCTGCTCGAGCAGATCCGCTAG
- a CDS encoding Fic family protein, translating to MIEPMLPAEAELLPLMEMAADLRTEAARLLPGIGDTSRAALAHLLRAMNSYYSNKIEGQQTYPAELEQALQHQLSPHRDVRRRQELALAHMDVESLLEPEAREMPWDEHFRTDWVERIHRELYQRLDEENRTILDQKGNPRGIMTPGKLRNWDVVVGSHKAPSHAFVHDLLKHFEFRYSRVAGETMKVLVAGASLHRLSWIHPFPDGNGRVSRMQNHLLLTHLNLTGGLWSPLRGLARNQTEYYAKLAAADLPRRNDTDGRGSLSSRGLAEFIEFWLTMCLDQVRFMGQMLALDSLQQRFVGLALQILYDYGRAPLLHHRSKLRPELLGRALHRLFVEGRLERGEFKAMLDTSDRTATRVVTKLFDQRLITSPSRLGSLEPGLPFFSLKHLFPGLWPEAEGIMSPPSADK from the coding sequence ATGATTGAACCGATGCTGCCCGCGGAAGCTGAGCTCTTGCCTCTTATGGAGATGGCCGCTGACCTGCGTACCGAAGCGGCACGCCTGCTTCCAGGTATCGGCGATACCTCCCGTGCTGCCCTAGCACACTTGCTGCGGGCCATGAACTCCTATTACTCGAACAAGATCGAGGGACAACAAACCTATCCGGCGGAACTGGAGCAGGCCTTGCAACACCAGCTTTCGCCCCATCGTGATGTTCGCCGCCGTCAGGAACTGGCCTTGGCTCATATGGATGTCGAGTCCTTGCTGGAGCCAGAAGCGCGTGAGATGCCCTGGGATGAACACTTTCGTACAGACTGGGTAGAACGCATCCACCGTGAGCTGTACCAACGATTGGACGAAGAGAACAGAACCATCCTTGATCAAAAAGGCAATCCACGCGGCATCATGACGCCGGGAAAATTGCGAAACTGGGATGTCGTCGTCGGTAGCCACAAAGCCCCGTCGCATGCGTTTGTGCATGACCTGCTGAAGCATTTCGAGTTTCGCTACAGCAGGGTCGCAGGAGAAACAATGAAGGTGTTGGTAGCAGGCGCATCGCTACACCGCTTGTCCTGGATTCATCCCTTTCCCGACGGCAACGGACGAGTGAGCCGGATGCAAAACCATCTGCTCTTGACCCACTTGAACTTGACCGGGGGGCTGTGGTCACCACTACGTGGTCTAGCACGCAACCAAACCGAATATTACGCCAAACTCGCAGCCGCCGATCTGCCACGCCGTAATGACACGGACGGTCGAGGTAGTCTGAGTTCGCGCGGCCTAGCGGAATTTATTGAGTTCTGGTTAACGATGTGTCTGGACCAGGTACGCTTCATGGGGCAAATGCTGGCATTGGATAGCTTGCAACAGCGCTTCGTAGGCTTGGCATTACAAATTCTTTACGATTATGGACGTGCCCCCCTGTTACACCATCGCAGCAAGCTGCGCCCGGAACTGCTAGGAAGAGCCTTGCATCGATTGTTTGTCGAAGGACGACTGGAACGTGGTGAATTCAAGGCTATGCTAGATACGTCGGACCGGACCGCCACCCGAGTGGTCACAAAACTGTTCGACCAGCGCCTCATAACATCGCCCTCTCGCTTGGGGTCGCTGGAGCCAGGTTTACCATTCTTCAGCCTCAAACACCTTTTCCCGGGCTTATGGCCGGAGGCGGAAGGAATAATGTCGCCGCCGTCCGCGGACAAATAA
- a CDS encoding acyl-CoA thioesterase: MNQYKLVLPEHLNHYGYLFGGNMLKWTDEYSWIAASLDYPGCKFVTIGMDKVEFRRGVDKGAILRFDVQRAHQGNTSVRYAVSVYADNIETGGEELVFSTQVTFVCLDEHGNKRALP, encoded by the coding sequence ATGAATCAATACAAGCTGGTCCTGCCCGAACACCTGAACCATTACGGCTATCTGTTCGGCGGCAACATGCTGAAGTGGACCGACGAGTATTCCTGGATCGCTGCCAGCCTCGACTATCCGGGCTGCAAGTTCGTCACCATCGGCATGGACAAGGTGGAGTTCCGCAGGGGCGTGGACAAGGGAGCCATCCTGCGCTTCGACGTGCAGCGCGCCCATCAGGGCAATACCTCGGTGCGCTACGCCGTCAGCGTCTATGCCGACAACATCGAAACCGGTGGCGAGGAACTGGTATTCTCCACCCAGGTCACTTTTGTCTGTCTTGACGAGCACGGCAACAAGCGCGCGCTTCCCTGA